Genomic DNA from Setaria italica strain Yugu1 chromosome V, Setaria_italica_v2.0, whole genome shotgun sequence:
CCTACCGACGCGTcggagcgggaggaggcgaaGGCCGCGGGGAGAGCGAGGAGCCACGCTGTCTCTCCCCTACCTCCCTCTGCGATGAGccccgcgcccctccgccggcaAGCCGCGCggctcctcccctgcctccctccGTGGACAAGCCGCGTCACCTCTCGCCTGGCCTTCTTCGATGTTGTGGATCCGGGAGCTCTGCCCTGGATGCAGCCCGTCTTCTTCTCCAAAGCGGGATCCCcgtcttcttctccggcgaggCAAGATGAGGGCGGGTGAGCTCTACCCCGGATGCGAGCGGCGCAGCCCCTCCCTGCTCCCTTCGCCGGCGAGTTGCGCcgctccatcttcttctccagcgGGATCCGGCGATGCCTGGGTGACGCGCTCCGCCTCGAGCGAGCAACGGCTCATCGCAGTGGCTCCCAAGCTACAGCCCGCAGCCATCTTCGACGAGGCCTGGGCATCGTGGAGAGAAGATGTGAAGAGGAGCAATCAATTCTCAATTCCAGGATATATACATTCAAACGTGAATTGGATTTGTCTATCTCATAAAATTCCATCTAGTAATTCTATCTACATCCAAACAATGACTTTGGTATTATAACTCAATACCAATACTAGTCTGATTTGGTATTTGATCCAATTCAATGCCAAGGCTCCCAATATCAACATCCAAACGAAGCCTTATGGGTTTTGGGGACTTGCTTTCTTTTAAGCCAAACTACCTCAACACTCTACTGATCTGGTTAATGGAGAAGTTTAACACAGAAACAATGAGATATATTGGAGATTGCTGGTAACCCAGCACGCCGTGAAGTGTGTACTTTGTttgccaactatgattttccccttgccgtaAGAAGAACGACGATCACCCCCACCAttaccactacctccagcagcagtagccatctctatgtaccacaacttatttagctcatatttgcaaatgactaaactatgaacaaattatatatttttcccacaatttacttagctcaaatataacatataaatgaaaaatttctccattgtaacttattctaaaaatgactaattatgtacctctatttcatcttattatctctatgtaccataatttatctcgctcattttgccataatttatttagctcatatttaaaaagtactaaactatgaaattcttcctctaacctcatatcaatttctttgactagtacgaaacatagcatccaaaaaattgcagtttattctaaaaatcacaaatatgagctcaaAATAACagatgcatataaatgaaaattttctccattgtaccttattctaaaaaatcacaaattactctagttctaaaacataaaacttagtatactaaccatgtatcaagaagtttctaacctttaaaatacttgaatgagtgaaatccccacgaaatggtcttaaatccggcagcacctcccctatggcgCCATGAATAGGATGAAGCTCGAGCTGTGGTTAGTGGctcgagcaggaggaagaagaaggcgaatttataggaggaaagttagtaccggatggaggcttcacccggtactaaaggttgcatattagtaccgggtggagcctccacccagtactaaaggcccggtggcacattagtaccggttggagcccccaaccggtactaaaggggtcacgaGGGGTTCCTGGGGAACTAGCCATTAGGCTCGGTACTAATACTCATATTAGTACCGACACAGTTACAACCGGCACTAATGCAGTGGATGAAAGGTCGATTCTGATGCATCCCTCCATGATCCAATGATAAAGAAGGAAATCTTGCCCGAGAGCATGCACACTCATCCAACCTTGGGCACACAATCAAAAGCATGTTTTCATCGGTTCATATGCTGGAATATAGCATAATATCCTTATTAATATTACTAGCCTAATGTTGATAGCCTTTCGAGCTTTATAGGCACTCCGACTAATCAATTGTGTAATGTATATCTAAAGATTGCGCAAAGTTTTAAATAACGGGTTGAGCCATTGACCAATGATTTCCTCCAAGCATTATAAAAGGTTATAGTGAAAGTCATTTCACTTAGTACTTTATTTAACAATAAAAATTAATTATACATAACATATCAAAATAAGGAAATATCGTAAAATACTCTAATACACGTCTAGGGCTCAAAGGCTCCGGAGTACATTTCTCCAGATTCATCGCTTCACAATTAGGATTAAGGTTTGGTCTTTGACCTACTGTCATCGGAATGAAACGACCTCGGTGCGCTGATAAGAAAACTGGATTAGCAACATTAAAACAATTTGCAGCTAACCTGTGCAAAAAAACGTTGTTAGCTACACGAGGGGGACAATTGTAATGTTGTAGCGTCAAGTATCTGAAAACGCAATAGCGGCCATATATAGCCCGTCTCTGATACTATGCCATCGTGGTTTCACGGACCGTACTGAAAACCAATCATCCTCAAACTTAAATTAGATCACTATTCCTCTGCAGCGTATACGAAACAGATATTCCTTacgtctcaaattactatttattttatcttttctatgCATCaacataaatatatatttaagtGCAGAAAAGTCAAAATGGATAGAAATTGGGACGTAGGGAGACTACCACGTAAATCACAGCATGAGCAGAGTGCCGAAACTAAAGAGCTCGTAAGAGTTCAAGCAAAACAACCGTAGAAAACAGAGGCAAATCCGCTGGAACGCGTCCTCGACTCGTCGGTGCAGCGCTAACGCCTAGCGGTAGCGCTGCAGCAGCCGCTCAGCCTCCCTTACGCCGCTCATGTACGCGGCGTGCGTCGTCGAGTAGTGCGTCCGGTGCGTTGCCTCGCCGGCGAACAGgacgcgcggcggcgacgcacgGCCGTCGTCGCCCCTCGACCCGCGAGGCAGCGGCTCGGCCATTCGGTCGAGGTCCTCGCCGTTGGACCCGACGGCCACGTAGCTGTAGGACCCCACAAACAGCGGGTCCGTGGCCCACCCGCTCCTCTTGATCCGCTTCACCCGCCACTGAGGTGGGCCCGGGAGGAAGGAGTCCAGCGTGGCTTGGAGCCCGCGGATGACCTCGTCGTCGGGGAGCGACTCCAGGTGCGCGGCCTCCCGCCCGGCGAACCACGCCAGCACTACGCGGGAGCCCGCGTGGACGGGGCAGATCGACTCGGTGCCGCGCATCCACCAGGGGATCTTGGCCACGTGCCCCCGGAACGCCATGTGCAGGAacgggaactccggcggctggccgccgccgccttccgggCCCGGCGCCTCGGCAGGCTCCACCTCCATGAACAGCTTGTTCACGGCGCCGAAGCCGAGGCGTGCGACGGCCTCGCGCTTGAACTGCGGGAGCGGCGGGTCGAAGGCGATGGcgcccgcggcggaggcgtCCTTGCCGCCGAGGCTGGCCTTGAGGACGCCCAGCGAGACCgtgaggatgacgtggtcggcGGTGATCTCCGGCGCGCCGTCGGCAAAGTGTAGGCGCACGGGAGACCCGCGCCAGTCgagacggcggaggcggaggccgaggcggacGGTGCCCGGCGGGAGCGCGGCGACGAGGTGGTCGACGACGCGGGAGTACCCGCCGGGGATGGTGACGTGCTCGCCGGGGAAGTCCCGGTACTCgccctcggcggcgaggtcgaggtCTCCGAGGTCGTCGGCGGAGGTGTCCGTCCGCTCCCGGTTGATGTGCATGGCGAGCAGCGCCTCCTCgacctcctccagctccttATTTTCGccgccagctgctgctgctgctgccgccgggcgcgccgccTGGTAcgcgcggaggccgcggcgtAGGTACTCCTCGACGCCCCCTCCACCGCGGGCCTCCCCGGCGCGCGCGGCCTCCATCATGCCCCTGTAAAGCTCCTCGACCGGCCGCGCCACCCGGTCCGCGTCGACGACCTCGCCGCCCTCGGCGACCGTGAGCACGCGGTCGGGGAACCCGTCCATGCGCTCGTACGGGAGGGACCCGGCGGCATCCCCGTCCTCGTCCTTATTCCCGCTGCGACTGCCGAGCGCGCCGGCGTCGCGCGCGAGCGCGTACACGGGGCTCCCGTCGACTCCCTGCACCCACGTGGCGCCCATCTCGATGCGGTGGCCGGCGAACTCGGACGTGAGCACCCGGCCGcccgcgcgggcgccggcctCCACGACCGCCACCTCGAACCGGTCCCCGCCCCCCGCGGCGCCaagccggcgcgccgccgtgaGCCCGGCCACGCCCGCGCCCACTATGACGACCCTCGGCTTCCGGGTCACCATCCTCGGTCGCGCGCGCACCACACGCTAGCTGCCTCACAATGCAACAGGAGTGTGTGGGTGTCTCAAGCCTTCCTCCCAAGACGGGCGGAGGCCACACGAGGCGTTATAACGAGGAGCCGCGCGCCGGGCAGCGCGAGCACGATACGACACGGGGAGCACACGAACAACACGTTTGTGGTATGTATCACTGCGAGAGCGTGTCGCTGGTGCCAAGCTTCGCTGTCGGGGTAGGACAAGTGCAACATCATCTGACACGATGGAGTTAGCAGTGGaacaacaggaaaaaaaatagataagCTATTTCATCAGGTCCTTAATAAACGAATGAATCGATGA
This window encodes:
- the LOC101782987 gene encoding probable polyamine oxidase 5 — encoded protein: MVTRKPRVVIVGAGVAGLTAARRLGAAGGGDRFEVAVVEAGARAGGRVLTSEFAGHRIEMGATWVQGVDGSPVYALARDAGALGSRSGNKDEDGDAAGSLPYERMDGFPDRVLTVAEGGEVVDADRVARPVEELYRGMMEAARAGEARGGGGVEEYLRRGLRAYQAARPAAAAAAAGGENKELEEVEEALLAMHINRERTDTSADDLGDLDLAAEGEYRDFPGEHVTIPGGYSRVVDHLVAALPPGTVRLGLRLRRLDWRGSPVRLHFADGAPEITADHVILTVSLGVLKASLGGKDASAAGAIAFDPPLPQFKREAVARLGFGAVNKLFMEVEPAEAPGPEGGGGQPPEFPFLHMAFRGHVAKIPWWMRGTESICPVHAGSRVVLAWFAGREAAHLESLPDDEVIRGLQATLDSFLPGPPQWRVKRIKRSGWATDPLFVGSYSYVAVGSNGEDLDRMAEPLPRGSRGDDGRASPPRVLFAGEATHRTHYSTTHAAYMSGVREAERLLQRYR